One candidate division WOR-3 bacterium genomic window, CGGTCTTCAACTCCTGCTGCGTCGTATTTTCCACGCACCACATGATAGCGGACACCAGGCAAGTCCTTGACCCTTCCACCCCGTACCAGCACGATTGAGTGCTCCTGGAGGTTATGACCTTCACCCGGAATATACGCCGTAACCTCATAACCATTCGTCATCCGCACCTTGCAAACCTTACGCAGTGCCGAGTTCGGCTTCTTTGGGGTTGTCGTATAAACCCTGGTGCACACACCCCGGCGCTGTGGACAACCCGTCAAAGCCGGAGACCGACTTTTTTTGCGCACCTTCTTTCGTCCCAAACGAACAAGTTGATTGATTG contains:
- the rpsL gene encoding 30S ribosomal protein S12 — protein: MPTINQLVRLGRKKVRKKSRSPALTGCPQRRGVCTRVYTTTPKKPNSALRKVCKVRMTNGYEVTAYIPGEGHNLQEHSIVLVRGGRVKDLPGVRYHVVRGKYDAAGVEDRKKSRSLYGVKRPKAAASS